Part of the Bacillaceae bacterium S4-13-56 genome is shown below.
GATTCACATCTTCGTATAGAAGGAGATGCGGTACAAAGCATTCAAACTCGATTTTTATTAGATTGGAATCAAGCATCTAGACGACACATTGTGAATCGTTCAAGATATTATCCACCAATATCTGCAGAGGGGAATGTGGGAATTCAGGTTGTAACAAGTGGACCCGATAGTGACTGGGAACAGATAAAGAACGGCTATCTAAAAGTGATTATGTCCGCTAAAAAGTATGTATACATTCAAACTCCTTATTTTATACCTGATGCTTCCGTACTAGATGCTCTTAGAGTCGCTTCCTTATCGGGTGTGGATGTGAGAATTATGATCCCTAAAATGCCGGACCATCCTTTTGTGTATTGGGCAACTTACTCCTATGTCGGGGAATTACTTAATGCTGGAGTTAAGATCTTCATTTATCAAAAAGGATTTATGCATGCCAAAACGATTGTAGCGGATGATGTTGTTTCTTCCGTAGGGACCGCTAACATCGATGTCCGCAGTTTTCGCTTGAATTTTGAAGTAAATGCTTTTTTATATGATGAAGAAATCACATTAAAACTAGTCAATGGGTACCGAGAAGATATGAATCATAGTTCGGAGTTAACGATGGAAATATATAACAACAGATCTCATTGGATCCGTTTTAAAGAATCCATTGCTAGACTATTAACACCTATTTTATAGTCTTGTTCTACATGATAGACTAAGCTAAACTAAAGGCAATAGACTAGAAAAAATAGGGAGAATAGGATATGGACATTAAAAATTTGCAATACTTTATGGAAATTCAAGCCTTAAGGCAGTTCCGCTCAACGGATAATGCATCCTCAAATGAACTTTTGCAAGATGCCTTTGATCAATTGCTTCAAACTGAGATGGAAAAAACAATAGAAGGAACCTTAAAAGGTAGTCACAAAAATTCAATGGTCCAATCCATACAAAATCAGCCCTATTCTATCCCGAATTTTACTGGTTTAACAGCTGATATGGAAGGGTTGATTCAAGAAGCAGCAGATGCTTACCAATTGGATCCAAAACTCATACGAGCAGTCATTCAAGCCGAATCTAATTTTAAAAATGATTCTGTCAGTCACTCAGGTGCCATGGGACTAATGCAACTGATGCCTAGTACGGCAAAAGAGCTAGGGGTAGATAATGCCTTTGATCCTAAACAAAACATTTTAGGAGGCACTAAGTACTTGCGGCAAATGCTGGATCGTTATAGCGGAGATGTGTCTTTGGCTTTAGCCGCCTATAATGCGGGACCAGGAAATGTGGATAAGTACAATGGAATTCCACCTTTTAAAGAAACTCAAAACTATGTTCGAAAAATTACCGAAAAATTACTTTAATACAGTGACTCGGACAAAAAATATTTTTTAAGACAATGAAAAGGTGATTTCTCTTTGAGGAGTCATCTTTTTCATTGGAATACTTGTTACTTAAATGGAGCAGTAGCACCTAAGTGAACACTTCGGCACGCTGTTACCTAAAACTTTGAAACGGGAAAAAATCGTCACTAAAGCCTCAAAATTGTCATATAGAAAGGGAAATCGTAGCTCTTAATCAAAAATGGAAGCATCCGAGTGAAGGGAATATCATAAAAACGTCATTAAGAATAAAAAAACTGTCTCTGAAAATTAGCACTTAGAATTTTATAATCATCACGTAACGTGTATAGTCGGTACCCAATGATCTTTTGTATCACGTCAATTGGTCAAAAAGCACGAAAATTATCAAACAAACAAATTGATATTTCACTAAGTGCTGATAGGTTTGTCCACACTCATTAATCTATCTTCTTGTCATTTCACAAGAGATTCATAGTTTTCTCCCTAAGTACATATGTTAGGTATAGGACAAGACATTATAGAAAAGGGAGATGCTATGAAAAACACCAATCAATCAATCCTCTCGTTTATCATAAAAATTATTTTGGGTACTATTGGCGTCTTTGTACTGACTGCCTTTCTGACTATACCAGCTAATAGTAAATTCTTTGAGTATCCAGCGCTTGAAAACCTAACGGAATTTGAAAGTGTAACAGACTCGATGCTTTTGTTAATGAGCTATGAGATGCCATTACTTGAACAGCAGCTGGAAAATCGAGACATTGAGAAGCCCTCTTATTCCAATTTGTTTTTTGACGTTTTTTCAGGAATATCCCCAAATGATTATACAAGTCTTATAGATCACGAGTTGCCAGGTTTGGATATCTATTATAACCTCCAGACTGGTGGGGAAGAAGCGATGCCAATAGAATCACCTCCACCTGATTTTGATAAGCTTCTCAAGGAGGACAAGGAAGATGAACCGGAAGATCCTAGCGAGGATCCTAATGCAGAGATGGCTGATGTCTTTATTTATCAAAGCCACGGATGGGAAGCCTATTTCCCTTTAATGGAGGAGAAGGATGCAACGAAGTCTGATAGTACTAAAATAGAAGAAAACGTGGTAGGAGTAGGGGCCATGCTTAAAGAAGCTTTAGAAAAGAAAGGAATCTATGCTATCCATGACAAAACGAACTCCATTAAGGTGCTTGCTGAAAATGGATGGGGCTATAATGAATCCTATCAATTATCAGGAAAGATATTAGACCAGGCAGTAACGATTAATAGTGGATTAAACTACTATATAGACATTCATCGTGATGGCACACCGAAGGAAGTAACAACGGCAACCATAGAAGGGAAAAAATACGCTAAATTATTTTTTGTAGTAGGAAAAGAACATGAAAACTATGAAATGAACTATGAACGGGCGAAACAGTTGAATAAAGCCTTGGAAGAAAAATATCCTGGAATTAGTCGCGGGGTATTTCTAAAGGATTATTCAGATGGAAATGGAGTATACAATCAAAATATATCATCAAACTCCTTCCTTATTGAATTTGGAGGGGAAGAAAACAATAAGGAAGAGCTTGAAAATACAGTAAATGCGTTTGCTGAAGTCTTTGCTGAATTTCATCAGACAGGAAAAGAAGTTAATGCCGATTAAGGAGTATAACACGTGGGACCTTTTTAAAGGGGTTCTGCGTGTTTTTGTTTATAAGTAAAATTTGTAGTAGTGTGAAAATGACCATAAACCTGCGCAAAGAAGGGAAAAAGTTGAGCATTGAATCTGATCATTTTGCGCATATAAAAGGAGAAGCGAGCATTGAATAGGGAACTTGAGCATAGGAAAAGAAAACCGCGCATTCATTTAAAAAAGCTGAGCATTAAACTTTTATTTATGAGCATACCTCCCTAGAAATCCGCGCATAAAATGAAAATGTGAGCATATAAACTATAGTTTGAGCATATGATTAATAGTTTGAGCATAAAAACTGCTAACCTCACCATGATCATCCAAATTAAAATCGAATGATTATCCATTAAAAACCAATGTTCCCTCACTAACAGAAGTAACACTTTATCTACACCCCAATAAATCGTTATAATAAAGGAATATGATGAACACGAGGAGTTTTAATATGAAGGTATTAACTGTTTCTGATTTACATAAAACCTATGGAGAAAAGACATTATTTGATCATATATCTTTTTCCATAGGTGAAAAAGAAAGAATTGGATTAATTGGTGTTAACGGAACTGGCAAATCTACATTACTTAGAACTATTGCTGGAATAGATGGGATTGAGGGAGGTAAAATAGACCATCCCTACGATTATCGAGTGGAGTACCTTTCTCAGGAGCCTGAAGTAGATTCAAAACAAAACGTTTTGGATTATATATACGAAGGGGATACTCCCATTATGAATGCCATTAGGGAGTATGAAAGGATCCTACAGCAACTTGAAACTGATCCAAATAACTCTAAAATTCAGGATCAGTTATACAAACATCAACAAAAGATGGATCAACTGGGGGCGTGGGAGGTAAGTTCTTCAGCAAAATCCATCTTGACTCGGCTGGGAATTAGTGAATTTTCTAAGACCTTAGGTGAGCTTTCAGGAGGACAAGTCAAACGTGTAGCTATTGCACGAGCCTTGATTCATCCGGCTGACCTTTTAATTCTGGATGAGCCCACTAACCATTTGGATCATCAGGTCATTGAGTGGTTGGAGGTCTATTTAACTCAGTATCCTGGTTCCATATTGTTAGTTACCCATGATCGATATTTTTTAAATCGAGTAACGAACCGAATTTTTGAATTAGATTTTGGTCGATTATACATTTACCAAGGGAACTATGAATATTTTCTGGAGAAAAAAGCGGAACGTGAGCAACAAGAGTTTTCAAGTGAAGATAAAAGACAAAATACGTTAAGAAGAGAGCTAGCATGGTTACATAGGGGTGCTAAGGCTCGAACCACCAAGCAAAAAGCAAGAATTCAACGTGTGGAAGAATTAAAAAGTCAATCTGGACCAAGTGCTAGAGGGAACATTGAGGTTAATATCGGATCTGCCCGTCTTGGGAAAAAGGTAATGGAGTGTAGGGAAGTCACTAAGTCCTTTGAAGGCGAAACACTACTTCATGACTTTTCTTATTTATTTGTACCTGGAGAAAGATTGGGAATTATCGGGCCAAATGGCAGCGGAAAAACAACCCTCTTAAACCTCTTGGCAGGGAGATTAGAACCGGATTCAGGTGAAATTGAAATCGGTCCAACTGTAAAGATAGGTTATTATACACAGGATCATGAAGAAATGGATGGAAATCTTAGAGTAGTTGATTATATAAAAGAAGTGAGTGAAGCGGCTGATGGGCAAATTATCACAGCTGAACAGCTTCTCGAGAGGTTTTTATTTTCCAGGGCCCATCAATACACTTATATAAGGAAACTTTCTGGTGGAGAGCGACGTCGATTATACCTTCTTCGTGTTCTAATGGGGGAGCCGAATGTTCTTTTATTAGATGAGCCAACCAATGATTTAGACACTCAAACCTTAAGTATTTTAGAGGATTATTTAGAACAGTTCCCAGGTGTGGTCATCACTGTGTCTCACGATAGATACTTCTTGGACCGAGTGGTAGATCAACTTTTGTC
Proteins encoded:
- a CDS encoding lytic transglycosylase domain-containing protein → MDIKNLQYFMEIQALRQFRSTDNASSNELLQDAFDQLLQTEMEKTIEGTLKGSHKNSMVQSIQNQPYSIPNFTGLTADMEGLIQEAADAYQLDPKLIRAVIQAESNFKNDSVSHSGAMGLMQLMPSTAKELGVDNAFDPKQNILGGTKYLRQMLDRYSGDVSLALAAYNAGPGNVDKYNGIPPFKETQNYVRKITEKLL
- a CDS encoding stage II sporulation protein P gives rise to the protein MKNTNQSILSFIIKIILGTIGVFVLTAFLTIPANSKFFEYPALENLTEFESVTDSMLLLMSYEMPLLEQQLENRDIEKPSYSNLFFDVFSGISPNDYTSLIDHELPGLDIYYNLQTGGEEAMPIESPPPDFDKLLKEDKEDEPEDPSEDPNAEMADVFIYQSHGWEAYFPLMEEKDATKSDSTKIEENVVGVGAMLKEALEKKGIYAIHDKTNSIKVLAENGWGYNESYQLSGKILDQAVTINSGLNYYIDIHRDGTPKEVTTATIEGKKYAKLFFVVGKEHENYEMNYERAKQLNKALEEKYPGISRGVFLKDYSDGNGVYNQNISSNSFLIEFGGEENNKEELENTVNAFAEVFAEFHQTGKEVNAD
- a CDS encoding ABC-F family ATP-binding cassette domain-containing protein; amino-acid sequence: MKVLTVSDLHKTYGEKTLFDHISFSIGEKERIGLIGVNGTGKSTLLRTIAGIDGIEGGKIDHPYDYRVEYLSQEPEVDSKQNVLDYIYEGDTPIMNAIREYERILQQLETDPNNSKIQDQLYKHQQKMDQLGAWEVSSSAKSILTRLGISEFSKTLGELSGGQVKRVAIARALIHPADLLILDEPTNHLDHQVIEWLEVYLTQYPGSILLVTHDRYFLNRVTNRIFELDFGRLYIYQGNYEYFLEKKAEREQQEFSSEDKRQNTLRRELAWLHRGAKARTTKQKARIQRVEELKSQSGPSARGNIEVNIGSARLGKKVMECREVTKSFEGETLLHDFSYLFVPGERLGIIGPNGSGKTTLLNLLAGRLEPDSGEIEIGPTVKIGYYTQDHEEMDGNLRVVDYIKEVSEAADGQIITAEQLLERFLFSRAHQYTYIRKLSGGERRRLYLLRVLMGEPNVLLLDEPTNDLDTQTLSILEDYLEQFPGVVITVSHDRYFLDRVVDQLLSFEEKGMPRRFYGNYSEYLEKKVEQEQDKPSVPKSITTEKTKKKKLSYKEKLEWENIEDRIADIEGKIEETKQQIVDAGSESMLVQELFEKQQDLEKELEEAMERWEELSLLVEEIEQS